A genomic stretch from Marinobacter fonticola includes:
- a CDS encoding winged helix-turn-helix transcriptional regulator, whose product MARKRFDDSTCSVARALNEVGDWWSLLIVLQAMYGTRRFVDFQQELGIARNILCDRLARLVDNEVLRKEDVGEHGSRHEYRLTEKGRDLFPVVIALRQWGDKWNPSPDQAPLDLRDRETGQPIQPMTVQSAGGKPLTIRDVFMPHLEGKAPSKTKVG is encoded by the coding sequence ATGGCTAGAAAACGTTTTGACGATTCCACATGTTCCGTCGCCCGGGCCCTGAACGAGGTCGGGGACTGGTGGTCGCTGCTGATCGTACTGCAGGCGATGTACGGCACCCGCCGTTTCGTCGATTTCCAGCAGGAGCTGGGGATTGCCCGCAATATCCTCTGCGATCGCTTGGCGCGATTGGTGGACAATGAGGTGTTGCGCAAAGAGGACGTGGGCGAGCACGGTTCCCGCCATGAATATCGCTTGACGGAAAAAGGCCGGGATCTGTTCCCGGTGGTAATCGCCCTGCGCCAGTGGGGGGATAAATGGAATCCGTCTCCGGACCAGGCACCGCTGGACCTGCGCGATCGCGAAACCGGCCAGCCCATCCAGCCAATGACGGTACAGAGTGCCGGCGGCAAGCCGCTGACCATCCGCGATGTCTTCATGCCGCATCTTGAGGGCAAGGCTCCGTCGAAAACCAAAGTTGGCTAG
- a CDS encoding DEAD/DEAH box helicase, which yields MSFESLGLSESLVRATKERGYETPSPIQAQAIPAVLSGKDVMAAAQTGTGKTAGFTLPLLQRLSELPRRGKGVRALILAPTRELAAQVGESVALYGRHQSVRSAVVFGGVKINPQIRTLRQGVDVLVATPGRLLDLHQQGMVNFDGLDMLVLDEADRMLDMGFIRDIRKILALLPKQRQNLMFSATFSPDIRKLAEGLLDSPVLVEVAPRNTTVEAIKQTIHPVDQNRKSALLSQLVSDNDWQQVLVFTRTKHGANRLSQKLEKDGITAAAIHGNKSQNARTRALADFKGGEIRVLVATDIAARGLDIKQLPQVVNFELPNVPEDYVHRIGRTGRAGESGHAVSLVSADEGKLLVGIEKLIKKELPREVITGYEPSVAITAKAKPDQNRGRGNGGRNGNNGRQGRPGGNAQGRGRSQDARSSGNRQGGQARRQD from the coding sequence ATGAGTTTTGAGTCTCTCGGCCTGTCCGAATCGCTCGTCCGTGCCACTAAAGAAAGAGGTTACGAGACCCCGTCGCCGATCCAGGCCCAGGCTATTCCCGCCGTATTGTCCGGCAAGGACGTTATGGCGGCTGCCCAGACCGGTACCGGCAAGACAGCTGGCTTCACGTTACCCCTATTACAGCGGCTGTCAGAACTGCCGCGCCGCGGCAAGGGCGTACGGGCACTGATCCTTGCGCCCACCCGTGAATTGGCCGCCCAAGTGGGTGAAAGTGTGGCCCTGTATGGCCGCCACCAGTCAGTCCGTTCCGCCGTCGTCTTCGGCGGCGTAAAAATCAACCCGCAGATCCGCACCCTGCGTCAGGGCGTGGACGTACTGGTCGCCACCCCGGGCCGATTGCTGGATCTGCACCAGCAGGGCATGGTCAACTTCGACGGCCTGGATATGCTGGTGCTGGACGAAGCGGATCGCATGCTGGATATGGGCTTCATTCGCGATATCCGCAAGATCCTGGCCCTGTTGCCGAAGCAACGCCAGAATCTGATGTTCTCGGCCACCTTCTCGCCGGATATCCGTAAGCTGGCGGAAGGCCTGCTGGATAGCCCGGTGCTGGTGGAAGTCGCGCCGCGCAACACCACGGTTGAAGCCATCAAGCAGACCATCCACCCGGTGGACCAAAACCGCAAGTCGGCGCTGCTGAGCCAACTGGTTTCAGACAACGACTGGCAGCAGGTGCTGGTATTTACCCGCACCAAGCACGGTGCCAATCGCCTGAGCCAAAAGCTGGAAAAAGACGGCATCACCGCTGCCGCGATCCATGGCAATAAATCCCAGAATGCCCGTACCCGGGCGCTGGCCGACTTCAAAGGCGGCGAGATCCGCGTGCTGGTAGCCACCGATATCGCGGCCCGCGGCCTGGATATCAAACAGTTGCCGCAGGTGGTGAATTTCGAACTGCCCAACGTACCGGAAGATTACGTGCACCGTATCGGCCGCACCGGACGGGCGGGCGAAAGCGGCCATGCGGTATCCCTGGTCAGCGCTGATGAAGGCAAGCTGCTGGTGGGGATCGAAAAACTGATCAAGAAGGAGCTGCCGCGGGAAGTCATCACCGGCTACGAGCCGAGTGTGGCGATTACCGCCAAGGCCAAGCCGGATCAAAACCGGGGCCGGGGTAACGGTGGCCGGAACGGCAACAATGGCCGCCAAGGCCGGCCGGGTGGTAACGCCCAGGGCCGTGGACGCAGTCAGGACGCACGTTCATCGGGCAATCGCCAAGGTGGACAGGCGCGTCGGCAGGACTGA
- a CDS encoding LysE family translocator has product MQLYLLFLLMATATVLSPGPGVVMTLSNALRSGRRGTLGGILGVACGALVVAVISATSLGVLLATSAKAFTVLKFVGAAYLVYLGIRLWRAPSLNLSVATDTAADRFRNRFAEGIAIQLTNPKVVLFFLSIFPQFIDSTADYGVQFAALSLTYAGIVVAVHLVYALFAKRARRWLVSERGGRIMNRTAGTTFLFFGGVLATAQR; this is encoded by the coding sequence GTGCAGCTCTACCTGCTCTTTCTATTAATGGCGACAGCGACGGTGCTTAGCCCCGGTCCCGGTGTCGTGATGACCTTATCCAACGCCCTGCGTTCGGGCCGGCGCGGTACGTTGGGCGGTATCCTCGGGGTTGCCTGTGGCGCTCTGGTGGTGGCCGTTATATCCGCCACCAGCCTGGGCGTACTGCTCGCGACGTCCGCGAAAGCCTTTACCGTACTCAAGTTTGTGGGCGCCGCTTATCTGGTCTACCTGGGGATCAGACTCTGGCGTGCGCCGTCGTTAAACCTTTCAGTCGCGACGGATACCGCGGCGGACCGCTTTCGCAACCGCTTTGCCGAAGGCATCGCCATTCAGCTTACCAATCCCAAGGTGGTGCTGTTCTTTCTCTCGATTTTTCCCCAGTTCATCGATTCAACGGCGGATTACGGCGTGCAGTTCGCGGCGCTGTCGCTGACTTATGCCGGCATCGTCGTTGCCGTCCATCTCGTGTACGCCCTGTTCGCCAAACGTGCCCGGCGTTGGTTGGTGTCGGAGCGGGGTGGCCGGATCATGAACCGCACGGCCGGGACGACCTTCCTATTCTTTGGTGGTGTGCTGGCGACAGCCCAGCGCTAA
- a CDS encoding GNAT family N-acetyltransferase: MKTWLEEVKLTGDTVSLVPLSSDHRDALVEASSDGRLWELWFTGAPSAETVDSYIESALADKVRGVALPFVVFENRTGRIIGSTRYCHAEPEHRRLEIGYTWYAQRFQRTTVNTECKQLLLTHAFETLRTVAVEFRTHWHNEASRRAIARLGAKQDGVLRNHRIEPDGAYRDTVVFSIIEHEWPTVKKSLAFKLARLRERANGG, from the coding sequence ATGAAAACGTGGCTCGAGGAAGTAAAGCTGACGGGCGACACCGTTAGTTTGGTGCCCCTTTCCTCCGATCACCGGGACGCCCTGGTCGAAGCCTCCTCCGATGGACGGCTCTGGGAACTCTGGTTTACCGGCGCGCCTTCAGCGGAGACCGTTGACAGCTATATCGAAAGTGCATTGGCCGACAAGGTCAGAGGCGTTGCCCTGCCTTTCGTGGTTTTTGAGAACCGGACAGGGCGCATCATCGGCTCCACCCGCTACTGCCATGCCGAACCCGAGCACCGCCGGCTGGAGATCGGCTACACCTGGTATGCCCAGCGTTTCCAGCGCACCACGGTGAATACCGAATGCAAGCAACTGCTACTCACGCACGCCTTCGAAACCCTCCGAACCGTCGCTGTGGAATTCCGCACTCATTGGCATAACGAGGCCTCCCGCCGCGCCATTGCCCGACTCGGGGCCAAGCAGGACGGCGTACTGCGCAATCACCGGATCGAGCCGGATGGCGCCTATCGCGACACTGTCGTGTTTTCGATCATCGAGCATGAATGGCCGACCGTGAAGAAGTCCCTTGCCTTCAAGTTGGCCCGGTTGCGGGAAAGAGCTAATGGCGGCTAG
- a CDS encoding DUF3047 domain-containing protein: MGIKPCSFFLAVLVGFATTPINADIVKPFSTMSGLDDGWSALDFPRVDRHTRYTLITEDETQVVQADTDNSASGRIARISIEPGEKMLLRWRWKVSSVYENGDARQKNGDDYPARIYVAFAFQPEKAGLLERAKRKAVEVFYGNELPGNALNYIWANRLPLGAMVPNPYTDETRMIAVTSGGEKAGEWVTVERDIVSDYRTAFGEPPPTIIGIGIMTDSDNTGESATAWYGDIELIRIEPSQKAAGDAS; the protein is encoded by the coding sequence ATGGGCATTAAGCCCTGTTCCTTTTTTTTGGCCGTGCTGGTCGGCTTTGCCACCACACCGATCAACGCTGATATCGTCAAGCCCTTCTCGACCATGTCCGGCCTCGACGATGGCTGGTCGGCGCTGGATTTTCCCCGGGTCGACCGCCACACCCGCTATACCCTGATTACCGAGGACGAGACGCAAGTCGTCCAGGCCGATACCGATAACAGCGCATCAGGCCGTATTGCCCGGATATCCATCGAGCCCGGCGAGAAAATGCTCCTGCGCTGGCGCTGGAAAGTCAGCAGCGTCTATGAAAACGGCGATGCCCGGCAAAAGAACGGTGACGATTACCCTGCCCGTATATACGTGGCCTTCGCCTTCCAGCCGGAAAAGGCGGGTCTGCTGGAAAGGGCCAAACGCAAGGCGGTGGAGGTTTTTTACGGCAACGAGCTACCGGGCAATGCCCTGAATTACATCTGGGCCAATCGTCTGCCGTTGGGCGCCATGGTGCCCAACCCCTATACCGACGAAACCCGTATGATCGCCGTCACCAGTGGCGGCGAGAAAGCTGGAGAATGGGTTACGGTTGAACGGGATATCGTCTCTGACTATCGCACGGCCTTCGGCGAACCGCCGCCAACGATTATCGGGATCGGCATCATGACGGATTCCGATAACACCGGCGAGTCGGCAACGGCCTGGTACGGCGATATAGAACTGATCCGAATAGAGCCGTCCCAGAAGGCCGCCGGGGACGCATCCTGA
- a CDS encoding substrate-binding periplasmic protein: MAKDCGSFMQRALFRCKGLLVVLICLYSATAWSQRPTLRIGYVEFPPYEFQDAQGNAAGSFIELTRRVAAEAGYRTEFIYLPPSRLYLYLREGRIDVWPGLTYIPTLQDHVLVSESIPLRIELSAWHLKGTPPVRQFDDLRNRPLILVSGYTYGGLASYLNQQSGTRLSYSATHESAVDMLRLARGDYLIDYREPIEALGRTEPMADLRQSFLLETVATWLFSLKDEHARQFQADFDAAYQRLQARDELPFEPEPAMNARLPGFPDLPVRDTADVRAVGSGVKGLGE; the protein is encoded by the coding sequence GTGGCAAAGGATTGTGGCAGTTTTATGCAGCGGGCGCTGTTCCGTTGTAAAGGCCTTCTGGTGGTGTTGATCTGCCTTTATTCCGCGACCGCCTGGTCCCAGCGGCCCACATTGCGCATTGGCTACGTGGAATTTCCTCCCTACGAATTTCAGGACGCGCAAGGCAACGCTGCCGGAAGTTTTATCGAGCTAACCCGCAGGGTTGCCGCGGAGGCAGGCTACCGGACCGAATTCATCTATTTGCCGCCCAGCCGGCTCTATCTTTATCTGCGCGAAGGCCGCATCGACGTTTGGCCCGGCCTCACTTACATTCCAACGCTCCAGGACCATGTACTTGTCAGCGAATCCATACCGTTGCGGATCGAGCTAAGCGCCTGGCATCTTAAAGGTACCCCGCCTGTCAGGCAGTTCGATGACCTGCGCAACCGTCCTCTGATTTTGGTTTCCGGATACACGTACGGCGGTCTGGCGAGCTATCTGAACCAGCAATCGGGTACCCGCCTGAGCTATTCCGCAACCCATGAGTCCGCCGTCGATATGTTGCGCTTGGCGCGCGGCGATTATTTGATCGACTACCGCGAACCCATAGAGGCGCTTGGCCGGACGGAGCCGATGGCTGACCTCCGCCAGTCCTTCCTTCTTGAAACTGTAGCAACCTGGCTCTTTTCCCTGAAAGACGAGCACGCGCGACAATTTCAGGCCGACTTCGATGCCGCCTACCAGCGATTGCAGGCACGCGATGAGCTGCCGTTCGAGCCAGAGCCAGCGATGAATGCCAGGCTGCCGGGGTTCCCCGATTTGCCGGTCAGGGATACCGCTGACGTAAGAGCCGTGGGTTCCGGAGTCAAGGGACTGGGCGAGTAG
- a CDS encoding esterase/lipase family protein, whose translation MPPTSLSHWQNQASALLSGFLGDWLEARANPLAVPMQLFNHDRALSLDTLATEAGAEHRRTLIILIHGLTELETIWDFPGQPGYNYATALSEPLGATALTLRYNSGRAIYQNGRDLSEMLEQLVGAWPVPVENLVLVGHSMGGLLIRSACHYGAENACGWTERLDSCIYLGSPHDGSWLARLAHGTTDLMQQLPRDYLKAVADLINLRSVGIRNLNQGVVTEGDNETAPLMAGVRHFAVSGLLGRQRNHPVNALIGDALVHEGSACGQGQDDWCLDGTATFPGIHHIRLAHHPRVLAQLEEWLQ comes from the coding sequence ATGCCGCCCACATCACTTAGCCATTGGCAAAACCAGGCCTCGGCCCTCCTCAGTGGCTTTCTCGGCGACTGGCTGGAAGCCCGGGCCAACCCTTTGGCCGTCCCCATGCAGCTCTTTAATCATGATCGGGCGCTCTCGCTGGATACGTTGGCCACGGAGGCGGGCGCGGAGCATAGGCGTACGCTGATCATCCTTATCCATGGCTTGACCGAGCTGGAAACGATCTGGGATTTCCCTGGCCAACCCGGCTACAACTACGCCACCGCGCTAAGCGAGCCCCTCGGTGCCACGGCTTTAACCCTGCGCTACAACTCTGGACGTGCAATCTACCAGAACGGCCGCGACCTCTCCGAGATGCTCGAACAACTGGTCGGTGCCTGGCCCGTGCCCGTGGAAAATCTGGTACTGGTGGGCCATAGCATGGGCGGACTGCTGATTCGCAGCGCCTGTCATTACGGCGCGGAGAACGCGTGCGGTTGGACCGAGCGCCTGGATAGCTGTATTTATTTGGGATCGCCCCACGACGGCTCGTGGCTGGCGCGTCTGGCCCACGGAACCACGGACCTGATGCAGCAGCTCCCACGGGATTATCTAAAGGCTGTGGCGGATTTGATTAATCTGCGCAGCGTCGGCATTCGCAATCTCAATCAGGGTGTGGTGACCGAGGGAGACAACGAAACTGCGCCCTTGATGGCAGGTGTGCGACACTTCGCCGTATCGGGCCTGCTCGGCCGCCAGCGCAATCATCCGGTCAACGCCCTGATCGGCGACGCTTTGGTGCATGAAGGTAGCGCCTGCGGCCAGGGCCAGGACGACTGGTGTCTGGATGGCACGGCGACCTTTCCGGGCATCCATCATATTCGTCTCGCCCACCACCCAAGGGTGCTGGCGCAATTGGAGGAATGGCTGCAATGA
- a CDS encoding universal stress protein produces MSNVVACIDGSRSTMAVCDYAAWATLRLTAPLMLFHVLDQQRYPTEPDLAGSIGLGSREHLLEELAELDQKRSRLALDQGRHMLEAAQARVREDGVEAVQQRQRHGDLAESLLDIENKIRLLVMGLHGESSSDRDDHIGSQLETVIRTLHHPILLVPDEFSPPRSAMLAFDGSETVQRGVDLLSNSPIFRDFPLHLVMVGTESETARAQLKAAEQKLTAAGCEVHLSIRAGDVEKTLHAYQEEHAIDLLVMGAYGHSRIRQFLVGSTTTNMLKTSRSPLIILR; encoded by the coding sequence ATGTCCAATGTTGTCGCATGTATCGATGGTTCACGATCGACCATGGCCGTCTGTGACTATGCTGCCTGGGCCACCCTCCGGCTCACGGCGCCGCTGATGCTGTTCCACGTGTTGGACCAGCAGCGCTACCCCACCGAACCGGACCTGGCGGGCAGCATCGGTCTCGGCAGCCGCGAGCATCTACTGGAAGAGCTGGCGGAGCTGGATCAGAAACGCAGCCGCCTTGCACTCGATCAAGGACGGCACATGCTGGAGGCGGCCCAGGCGAGGGTGCGGGAGGATGGCGTGGAGGCGGTCCAGCAGCGTCAGCGCCACGGCGATTTGGCGGAAAGCCTGCTGGATATAGAAAATAAAATCCGCCTATTGGTGATGGGATTGCACGGCGAGAGCAGCAGCGACCGCGACGACCATATCGGTAGCCAGCTTGAAACCGTTATTCGCACCCTGCACCATCCCATCCTTTTGGTGCCGGACGAGTTCAGTCCGCCGCGCAGTGCCATGCTGGCGTTTGATGGCAGCGAAACCGTCCAGCGGGGCGTGGACCTGCTGTCCAATAGTCCGATCTTTCGCGATTTCCCGCTCCACTTGGTCATGGTAGGCACCGAATCCGAGACCGCCCGGGCTCAGCTCAAAGCCGCAGAGCAAAAGCTCACGGCGGCCGGCTGCGAGGTTCACCTGAGCATCCGCGCCGGAGACGTGGAAAAAACGCTGCATGCCTACCAGGAAGAGCACGCCATCGATCTACTGGTGATGGGCGCCTATGGCCATTCCCGCATCCGTCAGTTTTTGGTGGGAAGCACCACCACCAACATGCTCAAGACCAGCCGCAGCCCGCTGATCATTTTGCGTTAG
- the nhaB gene encoding sodium/proton antiporter NhaB encodes MPTTVFGGFTANFLGNAPTWYKQAILLFLAINPLVLWALGPGVAGWLLVGEFIFTLAMALKCYPLQPGGLLAIEALLIGMTSADAVYLEVLHNLPVIMLLMFMVAGIYFMKDLLLVTFTQILVGVRSKSKLSLLFSLAAAFLSAFLDALTVTAVIISVAVGFYSVYHKVASGKGYHHDDHNANSDESVIELHREDLEDFRAFLRSLLMHGAVGTALGGVATMVGEPQNLLIAKEVGWDFATFFQRTAPVSLPVLVAGLFTCLVLEKLRWFGYGARLPKPVRQVLEEFAANERARRTASDRAALWIQGLAAIVLVVGLAFHLAEVGLIGLLVIILITSFTGITDEHQIGKAFQEALPFTSLLIVFFAIVAVIHEQHLFTPVINYVLSLPESQQPGMFFVANGLLSMISDNVFVATVYISEIKQALESGAISQAHFEKLAVAINTGTNLPSVATPNGQAAFLFLLTSAIAPLVRLSYGRMVVMAFPYTLVMGTVGLLCVVNFI; translated from the coding sequence ATGCCAACCACTGTATTTGGCGGCTTTACCGCGAATTTTCTCGGCAATGCGCCGACCTGGTACAAGCAGGCGATTCTACTTTTCCTTGCCATCAATCCTCTGGTGCTATGGGCACTTGGCCCTGGCGTCGCGGGTTGGCTACTGGTCGGCGAGTTCATCTTCACGCTGGCGATGGCGTTGAAATGCTACCCACTCCAGCCCGGCGGGTTGCTGGCGATCGAGGCCCTGCTCATCGGCATGACGTCGGCGGATGCGGTTTATCTGGAGGTCCTGCACAACCTGCCGGTGATCATGCTGCTGATGTTCATGGTGGCGGGCATCTACTTCATGAAGGACCTGCTACTGGTCACGTTTACCCAGATTCTGGTGGGTGTACGGTCCAAGTCCAAGCTGTCGCTACTGTTCTCCCTCGCGGCTGCGTTTCTTTCGGCGTTTCTCGATGCTTTGACGGTCACCGCGGTCATTATCAGCGTTGCGGTCGGTTTCTATTCGGTCTACCACAAGGTGGCTTCGGGCAAGGGCTACCATCACGACGACCACAACGCCAATTCGGATGAAAGTGTCATCGAATTACACCGGGAGGATCTGGAGGATTTCCGCGCGTTTCTTCGCAGCCTGCTGATGCACGGTGCTGTCGGCACCGCCCTGGGTGGTGTTGCCACTATGGTGGGCGAGCCTCAGAACTTGCTGATTGCCAAGGAAGTGGGCTGGGATTTTGCCACTTTCTTCCAGCGCACGGCGCCGGTGAGCCTGCCGGTATTGGTCGCCGGCCTGTTCACCTGTTTGGTGCTGGAGAAACTGCGCTGGTTCGGTTACGGGGCTCGCCTGCCCAAACCGGTGCGTCAGGTGCTGGAAGAATTCGCCGCCAACGAGCGCGCTCGCCGTACCGCTTCTGATCGCGCTGCTCTCTGGATCCAGGGATTGGCCGCGATTGTCCTGGTGGTCGGTTTGGCGTTCCATCTGGCCGAAGTGGGCTTGATCGGCCTGCTGGTCATCATCCTGATCACGTCCTTTACCGGCATTACCGATGAGCACCAAATCGGCAAGGCATTCCAGGAAGCGCTGCCGTTCACCTCGCTACTGATCGTGTTTTTCGCCATCGTCGCGGTGATCCACGAGCAGCACTTGTTCACGCCGGTCATCAACTATGTGCTGAGTCTGCCTGAGTCCCAGCAGCCGGGCATGTTTTTTGTGGCCAACGGCCTGCTGTCGATGATCAGCGATAATGTTTTCGTGGCTACGGTCTACATCAGCGAAATCAAACAGGCGCTGGAGTCGGGTGCCATCTCCCAGGCTCACTTCGAGAAGCTGGCGGTGGCGATCAACACCGGCACCAACCTGCCCAGCGTGGCCACGCCGAACGGCCAGGCGGCGTTTCTATTTTTGCTGACCTCGGCCATCGCGCCGTTGGTTAGGCTGTCCTACGGCCGAATGGTGGTGATGGCGTTCCCGTATACCCTGGTTATGGGAACCGTCGGCCTATTATGTGTGGTCAACTTCATCTGA
- a CDS encoding D-amino acid dehydrogenase, with translation MKRIAVIGGGITGITTAYTLAKRGLDVTVFEKHRYAAMETSFANGGQLSASNAEVWNNWKTIVKGLRWMMRNDAPLLVNPKPSWHKLSWFAEFIAAIPQYETNTTETARLAIAARDHLFEWAKNEGIDFDLERRGILHIYRKKAGFDHAANVTKLLAAGGLERRAVTPEEMRAIEPTLAGTYYGGFFTESDSTGDIHKFTQGLAAATERLGVETRYGHAVTDLGADQSRAWVTSSDGEDEQRHEFDGLVVCAGVGSRALAAKLGDRVNIYPVKGYSITVHLDEPQSQESAPTVSLLDDETKIVTSRLGDDRFRVAGTAEFSGYNRDIRANRVQPLVTWVEQCFPGVSTRRVVPWAGLRPMLPNMMPRVGPGRLPTVFYNTGHGHLGWTLSAITAEMLADAVENPSTAQTISTAR, from the coding sequence ATGAAACGTATTGCTGTTATTGGCGGCGGTATTACCGGTATTACGACCGCCTACACCTTGGCCAAGCGTGGCCTCGACGTCACTGTCTTCGAAAAACACCGCTACGCGGCGATGGAAACGTCTTTCGCCAATGGCGGGCAGTTGTCGGCCTCCAACGCCGAAGTCTGGAACAACTGGAAAACCATCGTTAAGGGCCTGCGCTGGATGATGCGCAACGATGCGCCTTTGCTGGTCAACCCTAAGCCCTCCTGGCATAAGCTGAGCTGGTTCGCCGAGTTCATCGCCGCCATACCCCAGTACGAAACCAATACCACCGAAACGGCGCGCTTGGCGATCGCCGCCCGAGACCACCTATTTGAGTGGGCCAAGAACGAGGGCATCGATTTCGATCTGGAGCGTCGCGGTATTCTGCATATCTACCGCAAAAAGGCCGGCTTCGATCACGCCGCGAACGTCACCAAGCTGCTGGCAGCCGGGGGCCTTGAGCGCCGTGCGGTAACGCCGGAAGAGATGCGTGCCATCGAACCGACACTGGCGGGTACCTATTACGGCGGCTTCTTCACGGAGAGCGATTCCACGGGCGATATCCACAAATTTACGCAGGGCCTGGCTGCGGCTACCGAGCGGCTGGGCGTGGAAACTCGTTACGGCCACGCGGTCACTGATTTGGGCGCCGACCAGAGCCGCGCCTGGGTCACGTCAAGCGACGGCGAGGATGAACAGCGCCATGAGTTCGATGGCCTGGTCGTCTGTGCGGGCGTGGGAAGCCGTGCCCTGGCCGCCAAGCTCGGCGACCGGGTGAATATTTATCCGGTTAAGGGCTACTCGATCACCGTCCACCTGGACGAGCCGCAGTCCCAAGAGTCCGCGCCCACCGTCAGCCTGCTGGACGATGAAACCAAGATCGTCACCAGTCGATTGGGCGACGACCGTTTCCGGGTGGCGGGTACGGCCGAATTCAGCGGCTACAACCGGGATATCCGAGCAAACCGGGTTCAGCCGCTAGTGACCTGGGTCGAGCAATGTTTCCCAGGCGTGAGCACGCGCCGGGTCGTACCCTGGGCGGGGCTGCGGCCGATGCTGCCGAACATGATGCCACGGGTCGGGCCGGGTCGGCTGCCAACCGTGTTCTATAACACCGGTCATGGTCACCTGGGTTGGACGCTCTCCGCCATCACTGCAGAAATGCTGGCCGATGCGGTAGAAAATCCCTCGACGGCTCAGACCATCAGCACTGCGCGCTAG